The nucleotide window AAACAGTACCATAACCAACAATGGAGCCAAAGATAGTGGAGCATTTAATGTTAAATTCGCAGGAATTGGCACACAAAGAATAAGCAACCTGGCAGCAGGAACCAGCACAGTCTTAAGCTGGACCTGGACACCAACCACTTCTGGATTGTTTGCCATTAATATAAATGCAGATCGTAACAACGAAGTCACAGAATCCAATGAAAACAACAACATCTACACTCAGAACGTAACTGTAACTGACCCACGACCAGACATTACCATCACCGATGTACAGGGAATACCCGCCAACCCCATAGCAGGACAAACCTACACCCTCACTGTTACAGTAGCTAACATTGGTAACAGTGCAGCCAGCGGTTTCAACGTGAAATTCGCAGGAGTAGGAACACAACGCATTGACAGCCTAGCAGCAGGAGCCACCACTACACTAACCTGGATCTGGACACCAACTAAAGCTGGTGATTACACATTCAGTATAAACAGTGACCGAAACAATGAAATCACTGAATCCAACGAAGCAAACAATATTTACACACAAACTGTCATTGTAACTGACAACCGACCAGATATCACCATCACTGATGTGACAGGGATACCAGCCAACCCCGTAGCAGGACAAACCTACACCATCACTGTTACAGTAGCTAACGCTGGTAACAGTGCAGCCAGCGGATTCAACGTGAAATTCGCGGGAAACGGAACACAACGCATTGACAGCCTAGCAGCAGGAGCCACCACCACACTAACATGGACCTGGACACCAGTAACCGGAACCAACACCATAAACATAAACGCCGACCGTAACTACGAAATCACCGAAGCCAACGAAGCAAACAACATCTACCTGCAAACTGTCAGTGTAAGTTAGGAAAAGGAAGAAATAGTTTTAAAAAACTATTTCATTACTTATTTTTTTAAAATTTTTATATAAGAAAATAAAAAGAACAAAAACCCCAGATCTAGCTTTAATCCATATTCTAATTCTGTTTTTAAAAAATAATAGATTATAGTTACACATTATTTAAATAAGATTTAAATAAATCATTATTTAGTGGTATAGGAGTTTTTAATATCAAATCAAAGCCATAGGATATGATTATAAACCTACTTAATACATAATAAATGTAATTTAATAAAAAAAACAAGTAAAAGTAAATAATTGATTAAAACATTTACTATTTTCATAGAAGGAATAATGTGTTTTTAACCAAAAATATCAGTGGGTAAACCGTCCTCAAGGTGTAAAAAAATGAAAATATGCATTTTATCCATGGATTTTCTTCCCAATATTGGTGGAATCGCCGCACACGTATATGAACTTGCAAAGGCACTGGTAGATGAGGGAAATGAAGTCCACGTAATTTCAGTGAGAACAGAAAATCAGCATGAATACGAAAAAATAGATGGAATTCACATTCATAAACTCTTTAAGCCCAAAAATCAATATACTGGTTTATTATACTATTTAATTTCTGTAATGCGCAAATTACGGGATTTAAACTCAAAAATAAAATTTGACATTGTACACAGCCACAGTGTGGATGACAGCATCCCCTTAATCTTTTTTCCCAGTTTAACTGTTATAGAAACCGAACATTCTTCTGGTTTTCTGGAAAATATTGATAACAATAAAAGAATTCGTTTTTACCGATGGATCTTAAATCATGCCAATCAGGTTATCTGCCCAAGCCTGGAACTAAAAGATTACGTTATTAAGATAGGAATTAATCCCTCCAGGGTTAATTATATCCCTAATGGAGTTGATATTAAGAAGTTCAATCCAAAAGTTGAGAAAAAAGAAATAACTGGGATAAAAAAAGAAGAAAAAATCGTTCTATGTCCACGTAGATTGGAACCTAAAAATGGAGTAATATATTTTGTCAAAGCGATTCCGCAGGTATTAAAGAAAGTAAATAATGTAAAGTTCTTAATTGCCGGATATGGTTCCGAATCTGAAAAGATAAAAAATGAATCGAAAAAACTAAAAATTGAGGATAATATTGTTTTTTTAGGATCAGTCCCTAACGATGAAATGCCGAATCTATATACTTCATCTTCCATAGTTGTATTACCTTCATTAAAAGAAGCAACCAGTATTGCAGGATTAGAGGCCATGGCTAGTGGTAAACCACTTGTTGGTTCTGATGTTGGAGGAATCCCCCAGATCATTGAGGATAATCAAACCGGATTGATAATACCCCCCCAAAGGGAAGATTTGCTTGCTTCGGCTCTGATCTCAATATTATCGGATGACCAGAAACCAATTTTAATGGGAGAAAAAGCCTATAAAAAAGTAAAAAATGAATTTGACTGGACCATTATAGCAAAAAGAACAATGAATATATATAAAAGAGCATTGGAATAATGGACTCGGGTAAAAATCTTAGGGACACATCTATAACATAGGCACATATCATGAATAATAAATTCAAAGGTTAATTCATGCCCTTAAATCCCTGTGTTTAGTTGGAATATTATCCAACTGACACTTTTATTCCTCATTAAACCCCAAACCCATTATTAAAAACCCCAAACCCACTAATAAAACCCTAACCCTGCTATTAAAACATTAACCCCAATATTAAAACCCCAAACCCATTATTAATACCCGTAATCTTATTTAAAGAGAAAATTCAATATTTATTTGTGATTCCCACTTCTGTTTATCCACTCTGAAGGTGTGTATCTCACCATATTAACTGTTGGTAAAATAAATCATGAAATGGAAAAATTAGGTGATGAATTGAATAAAACCGGACCAGAAAAGTATAGCAAGATTCATGAATGGAATCAAAATAAATTAATTGATAGAAATTGTCCCTTCTGTAACTCCAGTGGGGAATTTTCATTCACCCGCCCGGATAACTTGAAGATTAAATACTGTAATGTTTGTGGTAGCTTTTTTGTGTCTCCATCACCCAGCGAAAATGAACTCAACACTTTTTATAACACTTACTTTTCTGAATATCGCCGGGTTGAGTTAAATGAGTACTGGGCAAATCGAATGTTATCAGTTCATCCTTATTCTGACATCCGAGTACGTGAAATAACTTCTATTATTGACTTAAAAGGAAAAACAGTCCTGGATGTTGGATGTGGTTATGGGCAGAATTTAATTAATTTCCAAAAATTAGGTGCAACAGTTAACGGCATAGATCTCGATGAGGAATCCATTAAATTCATAAAAAATGAATTAAATATCGAAAATACCAAAAATTGTGATTTAAAAAGTGTTGATGGGACTTATGATATAATATTATTGAATGACTTTATTGAACACCCATTAAATCCACTTGATGAACTTATCAAAGCAGAACAATTACTAAATAAAAATGGAATATTGACTATCTGGACTCCTAACGCACATTTTGCTTTTGAAGAGACCAATCCAGTAATTTTTAACGTTGACCTAGAACATATGCAGTATTTATCTTTTAAAACATGCACATACCTTTCTGAGATATTAAAATTGGACATAATACACCTTGAAAGTTTAGGATTTCCTGGTTTTAAAGGGTTTAATGAAATTAAATTGTCAAAAATTGACGATTTGAAGACAAAAGTGATTAAAGTTATAAACACCCATGAAAAATTGTATAATTTCTATAATTCTGTGCATGGTTTTAATTCAAAAGATATCAGGGATGGAAGATACCATTTATTCTGTATTTTACAAAAACGTTAACATTCATATGTGATTTGTTTATCCTGACATATTGGATTGTATAATTTTAAAAAAACCACCTATATGTGAATTAAAAAGATCTTTATTGATAATTTCTCAAAAAAAAGAGATTAAATAATTGTTTTTCCGAAAAATTTATTATATTAAAATTTAAACATACTATTGTTAAAAATAAGAGTATGTTGTCTTTTAAACCTTATAAAAATCATTAAAAAGATTTTTCTAAAAAAAATAAACCTCATCATTGAAAAAATCAACTTTAGCCCTGGTTATACATGATTTTGTTTAACTAAATAAGCCCGGTGAAAAATTGAATGAATACAAACTTTTTGTGCATAGAATTGGATTAATGGGGTTAACCAACATATTACTGGCTTTAAGTTCTTTAATTTTTCTCCCGGTTATGACCAAAAGTTTTTCAACCGCAGATTACGGTATATGGGTGCAGATAAACACTACAATTGCACTGGTGGTCAGTGCATCTAACTTAGGATTGCCATATACGATGCTAAGGTTTTTATCAGCAGAAAAAGACAAAACAGTGATACAGGAACGCTTTTATTCCATTACTGCTGTGTTAATTTTTTCAGCCAGCATAATATCATTAATTTTACTGATATTTTCCAGTACTATTTCCAGTTACCTTTTCAACAATAACAGTAACATAGCCCTTTTACTGATACCCTTAACATTTTTTTCCTGTTTGAATGGTTTACTGATAAATTACTTCCGAACATTCCAGCAGATGAAAAAATATTCAATATTTTTGATATTGCAAACTTATTTAGCGGTTTTTATTGTTTCATATTTAGCTCTGAATGGATTCGATATTTACATTGCCTCTACTGGACTGTTAATTTCAAATTTGATAATTTTTATCATAATCTCAATTTTAATAATCAAAGATATTGGTTTAAAGATTCCTAAATTCAGTAATATACGGGAATATCTTTCATTTGGAATTCCAACAGTCCCTGCAAACTTATCTTATTGGATACTGGATTCAAGTGATCGTTACTTGATCGGTATACTCATGGGTACATTATTTGTTGGTTATTATTCCCCTGGATATACCCTGGGATACATAATCGTCATGATAATGGCACCATTTTCACTTTTACTACCTTCAATTCTCCCCAAGTACTATGAAGAAAAAAACGAAAAACAGATGCATATTTACCTGGACTATTCTTTAAAATTTTTCCTATTATTTGCAATACCCTCGGTATTTGGTTTATCAATGCTTTCAAAACCTCTTTTATTAATATTAACAACACCAGAAATTGCTTTAAATGGTTATTTAGTAACACCATTTATTGCACTGAGTTTCCTTTTATATGGATTCCATGCAATTATCAGTAATGTGCTTGTTTTAGAAAAAAAGACCAAAATATTTGGCTTGATCTGGATAACTGCTGCCCTCTTAAACTTAGGGCTTAATATATTTCTTATTCCATACATTGGAATATTAGGAGCAGCCATATCCACCCTGATTGCATATTTCATTGCCACGCTAATTACACTGGTGTATACAACTAAATCTTTCAAATTTAATTTTAACCCTAAGTTTATATTAAAAAGCACTCTTGCTTCCATTATAATGTCGTTGATAATAGTTATCATTAATCCCCAGGGGATTATAATGATTATATTTACAACTTTAATATGTTCTGCAGTTTATTTCTTATTATTAAGAATTTCAGGGGGAATAAAAGAAGAAGAAATTAAATTATTAAAAAGTATCATGTTAAATTCCAATTAAATTCTTTCTGGAAACATTTTATAGTCACAAAAAACGAAATACTAAAAAGTAGAATATGCTCACTAACAGGATAAAAGCCAAGTTAGCCTATTTTTTAAAAGGTTAACCCTTTACTGAGTTAAACCCCTTAATATAAACTCCATATTAAATTATACCCATTATTAAGTTATACTCCTTATTTCAAATTAACAACATAATTAACAGCATTTACAAAGCCTTCAACAGTTTTATCCGTATTATTAACTTCTTTTATGCATTTTTTAGAGTTTTCACCCATTTTTTCCAGTTTTTCTGGATTTTCAAATATTTTCCTAAAAACTGATTCAATGGCCTCACTACTTTCTTCGGGAATTACATATCCATTATAGTCATCTTTAATGAGGTCGCATGAAGCACCGTTTGCAGGGGTTGATATAACCGCAAGGCCCGAAGCCATTGCTTCACTCATAACAATTGAAAAACGATCCAATGAACTGGGAACAATGAACAAATCAGCAATAGCATAAAATTTAGGCAGTTCAAGGGGGTCTATGTGGCCCATGAAATATACGTTATCTGTTTCTTGTATTTTGGCAGTAATTTCATCATTCAATGGTCCCCCGCCACCAATTAATATTAACCCCACATTTTTAGGATTGAATTTTCCAAAAGCATCAATGAGGTAAGTTATTCCTTTCCCATAAACAAAAGATCCCACAAAAATAATGTTGTATTCTGTTTCTATCTGGAAATGTTCCTTAAGAGCCTCCTTTTGGGATTGGATCCTGTCATTTTCAGACATGAAAAAGTTGATATCACCCACGTTTATGGCTATGGAAATCTTTTCAGGGGAAATACCAAAGGATTCAATGTACTCCTTAGCACGCGTTCCGTAAACAATGAACCCATCAGTTTTTTTGATTAAAAAACTCATTATAGGTGTTGATAATCGTCTGAAGAGGTTGTATTCGTTTTTATGCAGAGTATTTCCTGACCACAGGATTACCGGTATTTTTTTGATTTTACATAAAACCAGAGCAAGCTGGGTGGTGAATGTATTGTAACCACCTATAATTACAGCATCATATCCCTTATCCAATTCTTTAACTATGGAAAAGTTCACATCGTATTCCATCTTCTTTTGAAAACTGATGGTTTTTCCCTTCAAGAATTTGTGTTTAAAGTTATACTGGGATTTTAAGTCCCAGTTTCTCATCTTATCTTTAATTTTAGGTTTATCCCCTTCAAATTCCATGTGAGTAAAATAGACTGTTAAATCAAAAATATGGGATAATTTTTCAAAAACAGGGATTCTGTAAGGAGAAGGGTAATTGGTAATTATTGCAACTTTCAGTTTCTCTTGTATCATTCTAAATCGCCTAACGAATTTAACACTCTTAAATTGTTATATTTAACCTTCTTTATTCAACAGAAACTCTATTGAACCAGACTTAACCAGGACCCTAATCAACAAAAACTCCATTGAACAAGACTTAACCAGGACCCTAATCAACAGAAACTCTATTGAACAGAATTTAACCGGGTTCTATTCAACATAATACAGCAATTTCCACTATCATAAATTTTAATATAGTATTTACCATAATAGGTGCTGTTGATCTTTTTTATGTTGTGTTTCCAGACGAATACGCCCTGATCAACATTTCTATTTCTTAAATAGATGTAACCCGTGACTACATCTGAATTACTAAGACTCACTTCAT belongs to uncultured Methanobacterium sp. and includes:
- a CDS encoding methyltransferase domain-containing protein — translated: MYLTILTVGKINHEMEKLGDELNKTGPEKYSKIHEWNQNKLIDRNCPFCNSSGEFSFTRPDNLKIKYCNVCGSFFVSPSPSENELNTFYNTYFSEYRRVELNEYWANRMLSVHPYSDIRVREITSIIDLKGKTVLDVGCGYGQNLINFQKLGATVNGIDLDEESIKFIKNELNIENTKNCDLKSVDGTYDIILLNDFIEHPLNPLDELIKAEQLLNKNGILTIWTPNAHFAFEETNPVIFNVDLEHMQYLSFKTCTYLSEILKLDIIHLESLGFPGFKGFNEIKLSKIDDLKTKVIKVINTHEKLYNFYNSVHGFNSKDIRDGRYHLFCILQKR
- a CDS encoding glycosyltransferase family 4 protein translates to MKICILSMDFLPNIGGIAAHVYELAKALVDEGNEVHVISVRTENQHEYEKIDGIHIHKLFKPKNQYTGLLYYLISVMRKLRDLNSKIKFDIVHSHSVDDSIPLIFFPSLTVIETEHSSGFLENIDNNKRIRFYRWILNHANQVICPSLELKDYVIKIGINPSRVNYIPNGVDIKKFNPKVEKKEITGIKKEEKIVLCPRRLEPKNGVIYFVKAIPQVLKKVNNVKFLIAGYGSESEKIKNESKKLKIEDNIVFLGSVPNDEMPNLYTSSSIVVLPSLKEATSIAGLEAMASGKPLVGSDVGGIPQIIEDNQTGLIIPPQREDLLASALISILSDDQKPILMGEKAYKKVKNEFDWTIIAKRTMNIYKRALE
- a CDS encoding glycosyltransferase family 4 protein codes for the protein MIQEKLKVAIITNYPSPYRIPVFEKLSHIFDLTVYFTHMEFEGDKPKIKDKMRNWDLKSQYNFKHKFLKGKTISFQKKMEYDVNFSIVKELDKGYDAVIIGGYNTFTTQLALVLCKIKKIPVILWSGNTLHKNEYNLFRRLSTPIMSFLIKKTDGFIVYGTRAKEYIESFGISPEKISIAINVGDINFFMSENDRIQSQKEALKEHFQIETEYNIIFVGSFVYGKGITYLIDAFGKFNPKNVGLILIGGGGPLNDEITAKIQETDNVYFMGHIDPLELPKFYAIADLFIVPSSLDRFSIVMSEAMASGLAVISTPANGASCDLIKDDYNGYVIPEESSEAIESVFRKIFENPEKLEKMGENSKKCIKEVNNTDKTVEGFVNAVNYVVNLK
- a CDS encoding polysaccharide biosynthesis C-terminal domain-containing protein codes for the protein MNEYKLFVHRIGLMGLTNILLALSSLIFLPVMTKSFSTADYGIWVQINTTIALVVSASNLGLPYTMLRFLSAEKDKTVIQERFYSITAVLIFSASIISLILLIFSSTISSYLFNNNSNIALLLIPLTFFSCLNGLLINYFRTFQQMKKYSIFLILQTYLAVFIVSYLALNGFDIYIASTGLLISNLIIFIIISILIIKDIGLKIPKFSNIREYLSFGIPTVPANLSYWILDSSDRYLIGILMGTLFVGYYSPGYTLGYIIVMIMAPFSLLLPSILPKYYEEKNEKQMHIYLDYSLKFFLLFAIPSVFGLSMLSKPLLLILTTPEIALNGYLVTPFIALSFLLYGFHAIISNVLVLEKKTKIFGLIWITAALLNLGLNIFLIPYIGILGAAISTLIAYFIATLITLVYTTKSFKFNFNPKFILKSTLASIIMSLIIVIINPQGIIMIIFTTLICSAVYFLLLRISGGIKEEEIKLLKSIMLNSN